In one Phyllostomus discolor isolate MPI-MPIP mPhyDis1 chromosome 8, mPhyDis1.pri.v3, whole genome shotgun sequence genomic region, the following are encoded:
- the FOXJ1 gene encoding forkhead box protein J1 codes for MAESWLRLSGAGVAEGAGPEGGLEEPDALDDSLTSLQWLQEFSILNAKAPALPPGGADPHGYHQVPGSAAPGSPLAADPACLGQPHTPGKPTSSCTSGSSPSGLQAPPPDDVDYATNPNVKPPYSYATLICMAMQASKATKITLSAIYKWITDNFCYFRHADPTWQNSIRHNLSLNKCFIKVPREKDEPGKGGFWRIDPQYAERLLSGAFKKRRLTPVHIHPAFARQAAQKPSAAPWAGPLAVNTEAQQLLREFEEATGEAGWGAGEGRLGHKRKQPLPKRVAKVPRPPSTLLLTQEEQGELEPLKGNFDWEAVFDAGALGGELGTLEALELSPPLSPASHGDVDLTVHGHHINCPATWGPSVEQAADSLDFDETFLATSFLQHPWDENGSGCLPPEPLFEAGDATLAADLQDWASVGAFL; via the exons ATGGCGGAGAGCTGGCTACGCCTCTCCGGAGCAGGGGTAGCGGAGGGGGCCGGGCCGGAGGGCGGCCTGGAGGAGCCCGATGCACTGGACGACAGCCTGACCAGCCTGCAGTGGCTGCAGGAATTCTCCATTCTCAACGCcaaggcccctgccctgcccccggggGGCGCCGACCCCCATGGCTACCACCAGGTACCAGGCTCGGCCGCGCCAGGGTCCCCCCTGGCGGCAGACCCAGCCTGCCTGGGGCAGCCGCACACGCCAGGCAAGCCCACGTCATCGTGCACGTCCGGGAGCTCgccctctgggctccaggctcCGCCCCCGGACGACGTGGACTACGCCACCAACCCGAACGTGAAGCCACCCTACTCCTACGCCACGCTCATCTGCATGGCCATGCAGGCGAGCAAGGCCACCAAGATCACCCTGTCGGCCATCTACAAATGGATCACGGACAACTTTTGCTACTTCCGCCATGCTGATCCCACCTGGCAG AACTCCATCCGCCACAACCTGTCCCTGAACAAGTGCTTCATCAAAGTGCCCCGGGAGAAGGACGAGCCCGGCAAGGGGGGCTTCTGGCGCATCGACCCCCAGTACGCGGAGCGCCTGCTGAGCGGGGCCTTCAAGAAGCGGCGGCTGACCCCGGTCCACATCCACCCAGCCTTTGCCCGCCAGGCCGCGCAGAAGCCCAGCGCCGCCCCGTGGGCCGGGCCGCTGGCCGTGAACACCGAGGCCCAGCAGCTGCTGCGGGAGTTCGAGGAGGCCACGGGGGAGGCGGGCTGGGGTGCGGGCGAGGGCAGGCTCGGGCACAAGCGCAAACAGCCACTGCCCAAGCGGGTGGCCAAGGTCCCGCGGCCGCCCAGCACCCTGCTGCTGACCCAGGAGGAGCAGGGCGAGCTGGAGCCCCTCAAAGGCAACTTCGACTGGGAGGCCGTGTTCGACGCCGGCGCCCTGGGCGGGGAGCTGGGCACGCTCGAGGCCCTGGAGCTGAGCCCGCCGCTGAGCCCCGCCTCGCACGGGGACGTGGACCTCACCGTCCACGGCCACCACATCAACTGCCCTGCCACCTGGGGGCCTTCCGTGGAGCAGGCCGCCGACAGCCTGGACTTCGACGAGACCTTCCTGGCCACGTCCTTCCTGCAGCACCCCTGGGACGAGAATGGCAGCGGCTGCCTGCCCCCGGAGCCCCTCTTTGAGGCCGGGGACGCCACCCTGGCCGCCGACCTGCAAGACTGGGCCAGTGTGGGTGCCTTCTTGTAA